In Edaphobacter paludis, a single window of DNA contains:
- a CDS encoding exosortase C-terminal domain/associated protein EpsI, translating to MKSPRFWTVVLLLVVTALILHSRGDTDRVPASEPLSRMPETIGQWTGQDLPIGDDVLAVLGKGDFLNRVYTSSQPMNVSQTSDPVDANLPIGLFIGYFPTQRTGQSIHSPQNCLPGAGWTFDSHRYTTITDATGKSFRVGEYQISNGETRQFVIYWYQAHGRSIPNEYVARAYMVADAIRMDRTDGALVRVITQISPTETVADARGRAVRFTGLLAPMLPRFIPN from the coding sequence ATGAAATCTCCCCGATTTTGGACAGTTGTTCTTCTGCTTGTCGTAACCGCATTGATCCTGCATAGCCGCGGCGATACCGATCGCGTCCCCGCCAGCGAACCGTTGAGCCGAATGCCGGAGACGATCGGCCAGTGGACCGGGCAAGATCTGCCCATTGGTGACGACGTGCTCGCGGTGCTGGGCAAGGGGGACTTTCTCAATCGGGTTTATACCAGTTCGCAACCCATGAACGTAAGCCAGACATCGGATCCGGTGGACGCCAACCTGCCGATCGGACTCTTTATCGGCTACTTCCCGACACAACGCACCGGCCAGTCCATTCACTCGCCGCAGAATTGCCTGCCGGGAGCGGGTTGGACATTTGATTCCCATCGCTACACCACGATCACGGACGCTACTGGCAAGAGCTTCAGGGTGGGGGAATACCAGATAAGCAATGGAGAGACGAGACAGTTCGTTATCTACTGGTACCAGGCACATGGGCGAAGCATCCCAAATGAATATGTAGCGAGGGCTTATATGGTCGCCGACGCTATCCGCATGGATCGTACCGATGGCGCCCTGGTACGCGTCATCACCCAGATTTCACCAACAGAGACCGTAGCGGATGCACGCGGGCGCGCCGTTCGCTTTACCGGCCTGCTGGCGCCCATGCTGCCCCGGTTTATACCGAACTAG
- a CDS encoding exosortase/archaeosortase family protein produces the protein MKYNVLRMTGSAQAESHSPELLANRQDSGSVRLESAGEPRRYGWLPYAIISALLVVIYYRIAGKLIYDWYTIPDYSHGFLVPLFAGYLIWDKRESLSATPVRPTWSGVSLIVFAIILLILGVYGVELFTTRMSFIFLMGGLIWTFFGGKMLRELRFPLLVLILAIPIPAIIFNHITFPLQLLASRIASDILPMLGVPVLQEGNVIQLPVMKLEVAEACSGIRSLMSLFALAIFYGYFLERTTSRRTILALASIPIAVAANVVRIVGTGLCVQYWDPDKALGFFHEFSGWVMFVISLCCLYLVHRVMELILPATGKKA, from the coding sequence GTGAAGTATAACGTCCTACGAATGACAGGCAGCGCCCAAGCCGAATCTCACTCCCCTGAGCTGCTTGCAAACCGGCAGGACAGTGGGTCTGTCCGCTTAGAGAGCGCTGGCGAACCCCGCAGATACGGTTGGCTGCCGTACGCGATCATCTCTGCCCTGCTGGTTGTGATCTATTACCGCATTGCAGGCAAACTGATCTACGACTGGTATACGATCCCGGACTATTCTCATGGGTTCCTGGTGCCGCTTTTTGCCGGATACCTTATATGGGACAAGAGAGAGAGCCTCAGTGCCACTCCTGTTCGGCCGACGTGGAGTGGAGTATCCCTCATCGTCTTTGCAATCATTCTCCTGATCCTCGGAGTCTACGGGGTTGAGCTCTTTACCACCCGTATGTCCTTCATCTTTCTGATGGGGGGCTTGATATGGACGTTCTTTGGTGGGAAGATGCTGCGCGAACTGCGGTTTCCCCTGCTCGTCCTGATCCTTGCCATTCCTATTCCCGCCATCATCTTCAACCACATAACGTTTCCCCTGCAGCTCCTGGCGTCGCGGATCGCCAGCGACATTCTGCCAATGCTCGGCGTTCCGGTGCTCCAGGAAGGCAATGTCATCCAACTACCGGTGATGAAGCTAGAGGTCGCTGAGGCCTGCAGCGGTATCCGCTCGTTGATGAGCCTGTTTGCACTGGCAATTTTCTATGGATATTTCCTTGAACGCACTACATCGCGCCGGACCATTCTGGCTCTTGCCAGTATCCCCATCGCGGTCGCAGCCAATGTTGTCCGCATCGTCGGCACTGGCCTGTGTGTGCAATATTGGGACCCGGACAAGGCACTTGGGTTCTTTCACGAGTTTTCCGGCTGGGTGATGTTTGTCATCTCTCTCTGCTGCCTTTACCTCGTTCATCGGGTGATGGAGCTTATTTTGCCGGCGACTGGAAAAAAAGCATGA
- a CDS encoding polysaccharide biosynthesis/export family protein yields MIVGFTKKSRQFACRAASNNSHSRTTVHCWAGSTSGKAIDSTPLARYPLSGRYRIIETKTLKKEADEAEWNKPVSGLKRGSYPMKWSLVMFIAMLFAVPTAGVAQQAEASGPAAAQSSAPSVADASQAIAKADKSDTAHYVIGAEDTLQITVWKEPTLSGTVPVRPDGRISLVLLGDLPAAGMTPMQLAADIAQRLKKYIQDPSVSVVVLAVNSQRIFIIGEVGHVGAVSMTAGMTPLQAIAAAGGLSPFAHAKSIYILRGTGAAQKKIPFNYKKALKGDDKQDVSLEPGDTIVVP; encoded by the coding sequence ATGATTGTAGGCTTCACGAAAAAAAGCAGACAGTTCGCATGCCGGGCGGCTAGCAACAACAGCCATTCTCGCACCACGGTTCATTGCTGGGCCGGGTCAACTTCTGGAAAAGCCATCGATTCTACGCCGCTTGCACGGTATCCCTTATCGGGCCGCTACCGGATAATCGAGACAAAAACGCTGAAAAAGGAAGCAGATGAGGCAGAATGGAATAAGCCCGTTTCCGGCCTGAAGAGGGGAAGTTATCCAATGAAGTGGTCTCTAGTCATGTTCATCGCGATGTTGTTTGCGGTTCCCACTGCCGGAGTTGCACAGCAGGCGGAAGCCTCTGGGCCTGCAGCCGCTCAGAGCTCCGCACCATCTGTTGCTGACGCATCGCAGGCAATCGCTAAAGCGGACAAGTCGGATACAGCGCATTATGTGATCGGCGCTGAGGACACGCTCCAGATCACCGTCTGGAAGGAACCCACCCTTTCGGGTACGGTTCCGGTCCGGCCCGACGGCAGAATCTCGCTCGTTTTGCTGGGCGACCTCCCTGCTGCGGGAATGACACCCATGCAACTTGCCGCCGACATCGCACAGCGACTCAAGAAGTACATCCAGGATCCCAGCGTTTCGGTTGTTGTGCTTGCGGTCAACAGCCAGCGTATCTTCATCATCGGAGAAGTGGGACATGTTGGCGCAGTCTCCATGACGGCAGGAATGACTCCTTTGCAGGCAATTGCCGCTGCAGGTGGTTTAAGTCCCTTTGCGCACGCCAAAAGTATCTACATTCTGCGCGGCACAGGAGCTGCCCAGAAGAAAATTCCATTCAACTATAAAAAGGCGCTGAAAGGCGACGATAAACAGGACGTTTCTCTCGAACCTGGCGACACGATTGTGGTCCCATGA